Sequence from the Streptomyces peucetius genome:
CGCTCGGCGAGCTGTTCGGCAAGCCGAACCTGATCGCGGGCGGCGCCGAGGGCGCGCTCCAGACCGAGTTCCCCGCGTCCGTGACCCAGACCTTCACCGGCGGTGACGCCCCCAAGAGCGCGATGGTGTTCGAGGGCGACTTCGTGACGGTCAACATCGCCCAGACCGACGCCGAGATCGGGACGGACGCGAAGGTGTTCCCGTTCCCGGCCGTCGGCGCCGAGTCGCCGGTGGTGACCGGCGGGGACGCGGCGGTGGCCCTGAAGGACAGCAAGGGCGCGCAGGCGCTGCTGACGTTCCTGGCGACCCCCGACGCCGCGGCGATCCAGGCGGCGGCCGGCGGTTTCATCTCGCCGAACAAGTCGCTGGACGTGGCCGCCTACCCGAACGACGTGCAGCGTGACATCGCGAAAGCACTGATCGCGGCGGGCGACGACTTCCGGTTCGACATGTCGGACCAGATGCCGCAGTCGTTCGGCGGGACGCCCGGCAAGGGCGAGTGGAAGATTCTCCAGGACTTCCTGAAGAACCCGAAGGATGTCGCGGGCACCCAGCAGAAGCTGGAGGCCGAGGCGGCCAAGGCGTTCAAGAGCTGACGCCGTGCCGCCCGTCACCGCGGGGGGCCCGGCCCGGCCGGTGCCCCCCGGCGACAAGCGCAAGGGCGTGACAGGCACACGTAAAATAGTCGCGGTCGGCTTTCTGCTGCCCGCGCTGGTGCTGCTGGGCGCGCTCGTGGTCTACCCGATCGGGTACTCCCTCTACCGGTCCTTCTTCGACCAGCCGGGCACCGGCTTCGCCGGCCTCGACAACTACGTGGAGATCTTCACCGACGACACGATCCTCACCGCGGTCAAGAACAACGCGATCTGGGTGGTCGTCGCGCCGACCGTGTCCACGGCACTGGGTCTGACCTTCGCGGTGCTCACCGAACGGGTCCGCTGGGGCACAGCGTTCAAGCTGATCGTCTTCATGCCGATGGCGATCTCGATGCTCGCGGCGGGCATCATCTTCCGTCTCGTGTACGAGCAGGACCCGGAGCGCGGAGTGGCCAACGCGGTCTGGGTGGGCGTGCACGACACGTTCGCCGAGTCGGCCGGTTTCCCCAGGGCCCGCCCGCTGCCCGTCCATCCGCTCGAGGCCGCCGGGGGCGGTGCGTTCGTCACCAAGGAGCCGGTCTCCGCCCAGGCTCCGGTGCAGGTGCCCCTGGTCGGTGTGGCCCCCGCGAAGATGCCGTCCGACGCCGAGCCGGCGAAGGCGGCGGAGCCCGGCGACGGGAAGATCCACGGCACGGCCTGGCTGGACTTCACCCGGGGCGGCGGCGGCAAGCCGAACGTCATCGACTCCGAGGAGCTCGGGCTCAAGGGCATCAAGGTGGAGGCGGTCAAGGACGGCAAGGTCGTGGCCGAGGCCCGGGCCGGGGCCGACGGCACGTTCACCCTCCCGGCATCCTCGGACGGCGCGCTGCTCAGGCTGCCGGCCGACAACTTCCGCGAGCCGTACAACGGCGTCAACTGGCTCGGCCCGAACCTGGTCACGCCCGCGATCATCGGCAGTTACGTGTGGATGTGGGCGGGCTTCGCGATGGTGCTGATCGCGGCCGGACTGGCGAGCGTGCCGCGCGAACTCCTGGAGGCGGCCCGCGTCGACGGGGCGAACGAGTGGCAGGTCTTCCGGCGGATCACGGTGCCGCTGCTGGCGCCGGTGCTCGCGGTCGTCCTGGTCACGCTGATGATCAATGTGCTGAAGATCTTCGACCTGGTCTTCATCATCGCGCCGGGCTCGTCCCAGGACGACGCGAACGTCCTCGCGCTCCAGCTGTACAGATCGTCGTTCGGCACGGACGCGGACCTCGGCCTCGGCAGTGCGATCGCGGTGCTGCTGCTTCTGCTGGTGCTGCCGGTGATGTTCTTCAACATCAGGCGGATGCGAAGGGAGACCCGGCGATGAGCTCCCGATGCCGCACGGCCGCCCCCTGCCGGGGGTCCGGGGGTCGCCCCACGGGCAGGCACAGCAACATCAGGCGGATGCGAAGGGAGACCCGGCGATGACCGCGACCGATGCCACAACGGGGGCCGGCGTCAAGGCCAAGCACTCCCTCGCGACGCGGATCGCAGCCCGCACCGGCGGCGGCGTGCTGCGTGTCTTCCTCATCCTCGCCGCCCTGTTCTGGCTGATGCCCACCATCGGCCTGCTGTTCTCGTCACTGCGCGACAGCGGTGACATCGCGGCGAGCGGCTGGTGGACGGTGTTCACGGCCCCGGCCCAGATCACCACGGAGAACTACTCACGGCTGCTGGAGAACGAGGCGATCACCGACTCCCTGTTCTCCACGGTGATGATCACCGTCCCGGCCACCGTGCTGGTCGTGGTCATCGGCGCGCTGGCCGGATATGCGTTCGCCTGGATGGAGTTCCCCGGCCGCGACTGGTGGTTCATGGTCGTCGTCGGTCTGCTGGTGGTCCCTGTGCAGGTCGCGCTCGTGCCCGTGTCCGAACTCTTCGGCATCGTCGGCATCTTCGAGACGACGATCGGTGTGGTCCTCTTCCACGTCGCTTTCGGTCTGCCCTTCGCGATCTTCCTGCTGCGGAACTTCTTCGCGGAGATCCCCCGCGAACTGCTGGAGGCGGCACGGCTCGACGGCGCGGGCGAGATCCGGCTCTTCACCCGGGTCGTCCTGCCGCTGGGCGGTCCGGCGATCGCCTCGCTGGGCATCTTCCAGTTCCTGTGGGTGTGGAACGACATGCTGGTCGCCCTGATCTTCGCCGACTCCGACAGCGCGCCGATCACCGTCGCGCTCCAGCGGCAGGTCAGGCAGTTCGGCAACAACATCGACGTGCTCGCGCCCGGCGCGTTCGTGTCGATGATCATTCCGCTGGCCGTGTTCTTCGCCTTCCAGCGGCAGTTCGTCTCGGGCGTGATGGCGGGTGCGGTCAAGTGACCACGACCAAGTGAGTACGGTCGAGTGACCGCCGTCGAGTGACCGACCGCGCGCCTGCCGGCAGGACGGGCGTGCGGACGCACGGGCGTACGGAAGGGCGGCCCTGGTTACCCGCGTAACCGGGCCGCCATTCCCTGTTGGTCCCCCGTATGCCACGTGCGGCGTAACCAAGTCACCCCTTTGGCCGTTCTCGGGCCATCCTGCCCGCGCGACCCATGGATGTGCCGTGCCCCGGTTCAGCGTCATCGTGCCCGCGTTCAAGGTCCAGGCCTATCTCCAGGAATGCCTGGATTCGGTGCTGACACAGACCTTCGCCGACTTCGAACTCATCGCGGTCGACGACTGCTCGCCCGACTCCTGCGGTGCGATCATCGACGAGTTCGCCGCGCGCGACCCGCGCGTGCGGGCCGTGCACCTCCCGAGGAACGCGGGTCTCGGCCAGGCGCGCAACGCCGGACTGGCCCGCGCGAGCGGCGAGTACATCCTCTTCCTGGACAGCGACGACAGCCTGGTCCCCGGCGCGCTGGAGGCCATCGCCGGACGGCTCGACGCGACCGGGGACCCCGACGTCCTCGTGTACGACTACGCCCGCACGTACTGGACCGGTGAGAGTGCCCGGAACAAGTTCGCCGCGCTGCTGAGCGAGCAGGGTCCGGCGCCGTTCGCCCTCCAGGACCGGCCCGGGCTGCTCAAGCTGCTGATGGTGGTCTGGAACAAGGCATACAAGCGGGAGTTCGTCGAACGGGAGGGCTTCACCTTCCCGCCCGGCTACTACGAGGACACCCCCTGGACCTATCCGGCGCTGCTGGCGGCCTCCACCATCGCCACGCTGGACCGGGTGTGCGTGCACTACCGCCAGCGCCGCCAGGGCGGCAACATCCTCGCCACCACCAGCCGCAAGCACTTCGACATCTTCGACCAGTACGACCGGGTGTTCACGTTCCTCGACGCCCGGCCGCCGCTCGCGCACTGGAAGCCGGTCATCTACCGGCGGATGGTCGACCACTTCTCGACGCTCGCCACCGCACGGGGGCGGCTGCCGCGCGGCA
This genomic interval carries:
- a CDS encoding carbohydrate ABC transporter permease, with product MTGTRKIVAVGFLLPALVLLGALVVYPIGYSLYRSFFDQPGTGFAGLDNYVEIFTDDTILTAVKNNAIWVVVAPTVSTALGLTFAVLTERVRWGTAFKLIVFMPMAISMLAAGIIFRLVYEQDPERGVANAVWVGVHDTFAESAGFPRARPLPVHPLEAAGGGAFVTKEPVSAQAPVQVPLVGVAPAKMPSDAEPAKAAEPGDGKIHGTAWLDFTRGGGGKPNVIDSEELGLKGIKVEAVKDGKVVAEARAGADGTFTLPASSDGALLRLPADNFREPYNGVNWLGPNLVTPAIIGSYVWMWAGFAMVLIAAGLASVPRELLEAARVDGANEWQVFRRITVPLLAPVLAVVLVTLMINVLKIFDLVFIIAPGSSQDDANVLALQLYRSSFGTDADLGLGSAIAVLLLLLVLPVMFFNIRRMRRETRR
- a CDS encoding carbohydrate ABC transporter permease; translation: MTATDATTGAGVKAKHSLATRIAARTGGGVLRVFLILAALFWLMPTIGLLFSSLRDSGDIAASGWWTVFTAPAQITTENYSRLLENEAITDSLFSTVMITVPATVLVVVIGALAGYAFAWMEFPGRDWWFMVVVGLLVVPVQVALVPVSELFGIVGIFETTIGVVLFHVAFGLPFAIFLLRNFFAEIPRELLEAARLDGAGEIRLFTRVVLPLGGPAIASLGIFQFLWVWNDMLVALIFADSDSAPITVALQRQVRQFGNNIDVLAPGAFVSMIIPLAVFFAFQRQFVSGVMAGAVK